A window of uncultured Methanoregula sp. genomic DNA:
CGAGCTGGGTATACGCCATCTCCTTGAAAAGAAAGCGCTCCACCCCTGCGACTGCGTGATCGCAGAACCTACCCCGGCCTGCCATCCCACGATCGGCCAGAAAGGACTCTGCCGGCTGGAGATCAGCTTCTCGGGAACCCCGGCACATGGTTCCCTGTACCCGGCTGTCGGGGTCAGCGCTATAGTTGAGGCACTCTCGCTCATCGGGTACATGAAAGAGCTGAACCAGGTCGATTACCCGGTAACGGACGATCTGCGGGAGATTATCGAACGATCAGGGAGCGTGCTCGGCCGGGAGTTTGCGATCAACGATGTGCGGGATGTTCTCAAACGGCTGACATTCAACCCGGGGGTCATCCGGGGCGGGGAGAAGTCCAATGTGGTGGCACAACACTGCGATCTTGATCTGGAATGCCGGGTACCATGGGGATGTCATATCCCCGATCTCCTTGAGGGGATACGGGCCCACGCCCCCCGCGGGAAGATAGTTTCAGCAGAGACAAACGAGCCCTCCATAACCGATCCATCCTGCAGGCTCGTATCGGTTGCCTGTTCCGAGATCGAGAAAGTCTACGGTAAAGCGGCCTTCCCTATTGTCCAGTGGGCTGCAAGCGATGCCCGCCACCTGCGCCGGCACGGCTTCCGGGTCATCGAATACGGGCCCGGGGAGATCTCGACGCTTCATGCCGTCAACGAACGGGTTGCCATAGGGTCCCTGGAAAAAGCTTCCCGGATCTACCTGGGCATTATACAGAAATATGCAGAAACGTAAAAAAACGGGACGCACGTGAACGGGAGCTTGGACCTGCACTAAATAGGTTAAGAAACTTTTTGTTGAAAACCATCCATCATTTTTCACCTATTCTCCAGGAGAAGGAACAGTACCCCATCTCACTCCCTATCTGAGAAGCCTGTCGAGAGGGATTGTAAGTTCATATTCAGATTTTTTTATGAACGAATCCGTTTTCACTTTCCGGTTCAGGTCCGGACCCGCCGAGAGGGCACCCCTTCGGGAGCTGCTGTATTAATCGGAAAATGGACAGGAAGCATCATCTCTTCAGCCCGATTGAGAACATTGCATAAACCATGAATTATCGTATCAACAAAAAAGGGTCGTAGTTTGAAACCTTATTTTTTATTCCGTTGCATGAGGAAGAACAGCCCGCATACACCGGTGAGTGCACCCAGGGTCGTGAGAGGGGAGAGCGGAGAGTAGGTGGTCTTCCGGGGAACCGGGGTACTTGTTGTTACCGGAGATTCTGCCAGGGTTGTTTCAGCAGCTACTGGAGTCGTGACAACAGATGGGGCGATGAGCGTGCCAGTAGGGGTTGGCGTGACAGTCCGGGTGGTATCTCCGCCCAGCTTCCAGGGAGCAATGGTCGGGGTCGGGCTTCCGGTAATAGTATAATACTGGACCTTCCCGTACATGTTCGCTTTGTTCTTCTGGGCATCGGTATACCCGGGATCGATGCCTATTGCCTTGCTGAAACAATCCATGGCCTCCTGCGTCCGGTTGAGGCCTGCCAGGGCAACGCCCTTGTTATTCCAGATCTCGGCGCTCTTGGTGGTGATAGCCGTGGCCTGGTCGAATGCGCTGAGGGCCTGGGCATAATTGCCTTGGGCTATGTAAGAAAGGCCCAGGTTGTTCCAGGAATTGAAATTTTGCGGATCCAAATTCGAACACTTTGTGTACGACACGGAAGCCATATCCGGTTTGTTCAAGGACATGTAGGCGGATCCCTGGGTGCAGAATGCGTCTGCGCGGTTCTGCTGGACAATGAAAAGTTTATCGTAGGCTGCCACGGAGTCCGCGTACCGGCCGAGGTTGTAGAGCGCGAAAGCCCGGGCATTCAGCGCTTCAGCCCCGCTGGATCGCAGGGCAAGGGACGCATCTGCCGCATCCAGAGCCGCCGAATACTGGCCCAGGCTGTTGAGGGCTGCAGCCTTGCCGGAATATGCTGTCGGTGAATTCTTGTCCAGTTCTATCGCTTTATTAAAATTCGAAAGGGCCAATGCATAATTTCCCGAAAGCTGCGCAGTCTGGCCCTGGGAGATCCATTCTGTCGCATCTTCGGCATGAACCATGCCAACCGAAAATACCAGGAGTATGATTACCGTAACGAGTAGTTTCAACCTCATAATCTCATGACGAAATTACCCATTAATCGCAGATGAATCTATTGATTTCCTCAAAAAGGTTCAGATAGGCATGCATTAATGCCGGCAGGTAGAGCAGCGGTCGATCGTCAGGGCGATGAGAACCGCACAGGCTGCTGCTGTGCAGAATGCTGCAAGGAATCCGGCCGTATCGGCAACAATGCCTGCCAGAAACGGCAGGACTGCCATGCCCAGGTAACTGGAGGTTGAGAACAATCCCATGACAGTTCCCTGGTGCTCTTTGATCTCTGCAAGAAATGCCATCTGGGCTATCATGACCACACCGGCCACAACTCCTATTACCACGAGACCCGCGGGCGAGAAGAACGAGAGAACCGCCCCGGCAGCCATGAGTACTGCAGACCAGCGGATGGCTGTAACCGGAGGAAATGAGAAGCGCGGCGCAACTATGACTGAGACGATGGTGGCAATACTCATTCCCGCTATCCAGAAACCTACCAGATGGGGCGGCAGATCAGAAAATTCAGGGTACAGGGAGATGATAACCCCGGTGATCCCGACAAGGAGTATTGCAGAGAGCCAGAGCCAAAAGTAGTCAAGCGCAAGCGTCCGCAGGAGCACCGGATTAAAAGTGGTTTTTCCATCTGAAACGGTATCCCTGAGGGTCAGGCTGACTGCAGCCGGGAGAACCGAAAGGGCGGCAAAGACCAGAAGGCCGATGCTGGCATTGGTGAAGACCTCAGACAACCAGCCCGCACAGACAAGACCAAGAACAAGACCGGCATTGAGGAGGGCCAGGTAATACCCGCTCATCCGCTCGTGATCGGGCCTTGAGTTCACAAAGGACATCCCTGCGGCCACGAAAAGTCCGGCCCCGATTCCTTCGACAAACCGGGCCGGAAGAGCCAGGAACGGGTTGCTGATGGTGAGGAGAAGAACGCCGCTTGCAACCGTGATGATAAGACCTGCCCGCATGACCGTTATCCGGCCGAACCGGTCAGAGAGGATGCCACCGGGAAGCGTGCTCACAAGAGCGCCGAGAAAATAGGCAGAATAGATTGCTCCCTGCAGCGTGGAACTTCCGGCAAAAGCCGGCAGCACGGGCACGATGGCGTTCGAAAGCGCCATGATGACGAAGATGCCGAAAAAAAGAGTGAAGGGGATGCGCATCGCAATCGGGTCAGACCATGCGGTAGGTCTCGAGGTTCATGGGAGAATGTGTCTCGATGTGGTAACGCTTGTAGATGGAGCTGGCGAGATCTATCGTGTTGTTCTCATCGCCATGTATGCAGAAGATCTTCTCGGGCCGGGGCTGGATCTGGCCGATGTAGTTCATCAGCTGCCGGCGGTCGGAGTGTCCAGAGAAGCCATCGACCGTGACAATCTCAAGGTTGATCGTGATCGTTCCCTTGCGGCCCATGGGCACTTCGCGCCAGCCTTTCTGGATACGCCGGCCGTACGTGCCGTCCGCCTGGTACCCGACAAAGACGAGCGCATTCTTCTCGTCCTGGGCAAGGTTGAGAAGGTACTCCATGACAGGTCCGCCGTTGAGCATGCCGCTTGTTGAGATGATGACGCACGGATCGCCGTTCATCGCTTTCTCGCGCAGGTCAGAGGAGTCCACCTGCTGGAAGCATTCGGCAAGGAACGGGTTCATGCCCTCTCGGAAGATCTGGTTTCTCAGTTCCGTATTGAGATACTCCGGGTAAGTCGTGTGGATCGCGGTTGCTTCCCGGATCATACCGTCGAGATAGATCTTGACTTTCGGGATCTTCTCAAGGCGCATGCCTTCTTCGAGCGCCAGCATGACTTCCTGCGACCGGCCAACCGAGAATGCGGGGATGATGACTTTTCCGCCCCGCTGGATGACATTGTTGATGGTCTCGTAGAGCCGGGCCTCGGCATCGGCCCGGGGCTGCTGGAAATCATTGCTCCCGCCGTACGTGCTCTCCATGAAGAGTGCCTCGAGGCGCGGGAACTGGTTGATGGCCGGGTTGAAGAGCCGGCTCTTGCCGTAGTTGAAGTCCCCGGTAAACGCGATGTTGTACATCCCGTCGCCCAGATGGAAATGGGCAATGGCCGACCCGAGGATATGCCCGGCATTGTGGAAGGTGAGCTTGATGTCGGGAGCGATATCCGTGACACTGCCATAGTTGAGGGTGATGGAGTGCCGGATATAGGTCTTGACTTCGTGGGAGGAGTACGGGATCTTCCGGTCTTCCTTGTTGATCACGTCCAGGTAATCCAGCTGGAGCATGGCCGAGAGATCCCGGGTCGGCGGTGTGGAGTAGACGGGTCCTTCGTACCCGTATTTGTACAGGAGAGGGATGAGGGCGCAGTGGTCGAGATGGGCGTGGGTGAGAACAACAGCATCGAGCTGGGAGAGCGGGTGGATCTCCGGCACATACAGGTACGGTGTGCCGTTTGCATTATCCGGCTTCTCCCCGCAATCGATCAGGACTTTGCTGTTCGGGGTTGAAAGGAGGAAGGCTGCCCGGCCGACTTCCCGGCAGCAGCCGAGCATCGTGACACGGACCCACTGGTCCCGCTTTATTGCATCCTTGCCGGTATCTTCCCGACCGGGGATGTCGCGGTGGATCCTGCGGCCGATGGTGCGCAGGAATTGCTTGCGCTCTTCATTGACCGAGCGGAGGTACTGGCGTACCTGCTTGACCGTGCTGCTTTCGATAGGGGGCGTCCGGACAACTTTCGGGGTCCAGCCGATATGGCGGGTGATGTCCCGCAGGGTCATCCCGTTCTTGCCGATGACAACCCCGGGCTTTTCTGCTTCGATCAGAACTTCCCCGGTATCCGCATCGAAGAAGATGTCGGTGATACCGGCAGATTCAGGGACAACGGCCTTGATATCATTGTAAGCTTTCTCGGGATCTTCAAGAATGGTCGGGCGTACCACGATCCTTTTCCTCAAGTCGCGGGCAAGGATCTTGATTAAGTCCGCCTCATCGGCGAACCGTTTCGGGTCATCGGTATAGATAACGAGTTCCGGTCCTTCGAATTCAACCTGGGTTACCGTGATACCCCGGGGAACTTTCTCGTTGATCTTTTCTTTGAGCTCTTTGAGCCGTTCTTCTATCTGCATGAAAAAATCGTCCTAAAAAAAGTTAAGCAGCGATCCTGGCAAGGAATGTCTTGACTTCATCCTCGCTCAGATCCTGGAATTTGTCCTTGGTTATTACAACAACGTGGATCCCCTCGCCGGATCCGGCATCGCGTTTCATTGCGGACTTGAGACCGCGGATTGCCAGCTCAATTGCTTCAGCTTCGGTCATGCCCGGCTTGAACCGGTCTTCGAGCACACCGTAGGCCATGGGAGAGCCGGAGCCTGTTGCAACGATCTCCTCTTCCTTTGTCGCACCGCCCATTGCATCCACAGAATAGACGCCCGGACCCTTCTCGTCCACACCACCAACAAGGAGCTGGACATAATAGGGGAAATACCGGTTCTGGTTCAGATAATTTGAGAGCAGGGTAGCAGTTGCGCCAACCGTGATCGGGCGGGACCTGCGGATCTGGTAAAGGTTGCATTCTACCGTGAGGATACGGGCAAGCTGCTGGGCATCGCCAACCCCGCCGGCAGTGGTCATACCGATCCGATCTGCCACCTGGTATACTTTCTTTGCTTTCTTGCTGGCGATCATGTAGCCCATGGTCGCCCGCTTCTCGGTTGCTAGGATCACACCCCCGGCAAAAACAATACCGATGGTTGTTGTCCCCTTCATGGACTCCTGTACCTGTTCAGGCATAGTAACACCTTAAAAATAAATAAACGCTGAAAATGATTAAAAGCGCTTTAAAGTATTAGATGATACCGGGAAACTTAAAGGTTTCTAAGGTACACCAAGGCGGAGAACTCATTTTGCCTCCGTCGGATAAAAAAAGAATTGTTTTTGCGGGATGGCGCATTGGAAAAATTATTCTGACATGTCCTGGCACATGGCCCGGATCAGTTCCCGGTCATACAGGATCGAGACGAGTTTCTTGTCGCCATTCACGACCGGCAACTGGTCAACCCTGGAGCGCTTCATCTTGAGAGCACATTCGCTCACTTCAGCATTCTGGGGAACGGCAACAACATTCCGGACCATGGCAAGTTTTACCGGCCGGTTCGGGAGCTGTACCCGGGAGATGCCAAAACTGATGGTATGGTTGTCGCGGATGCTCTCCCAGGTCCACTCGTCATCGTCGGTCCCGTTGGAGAAGTCCGAAACGCCTACGGAGTCCTCGATACTGGAATTCCGTATGAGATCCCGCTCGGATATGATGCCCTGGAGCTTGTTCTCGGCATCGAGGATGGGAATCGCATCAACACCGGAGATCTCCATGACCCGGCCGACAACCGGGAGGGGCGTGTCTTCCCAGAGGGCAAAGGTCCGGCTGGTATACTTGTCCTTGATCTCTTCCCGTATCTTGAGCTGGGCAAGGCCCGAGATCACATCGGCAACGGACAGGAGGCCGATAAGATGGCCGTCCTCGACAACCGGGAGCCGGCGGATCCTCCGGCTGATGAGCATACGGGCAGCTTCCTTGAGCTCCATGTCCGGTCCGATGACAATGGGCTTTGAGGTCATGAGGAGGCCAAGCTGAGTCTCTTCAGGCTTGGAAAGCAGATCCTTCCGGGTAATGATCCCCACAATTTTCTTGTTCTTGATGACCGGGACACCGGAGATTCCCGTGCGCTTGAGAATTTTCAAGACATCGTCGCGGTTACCAGGTATCTCGACATGGACCACGTCCGAGGTCATGTAATCCTTGACAATCTGTTCTGTTATGATCTCACCACCAGGGTTGAAACCGTGCTGTGGGTGACAACAAATGTGCTTACGCTGCCGATCAGGAGCCGGTCGGTCTGGCTCTTGCCATGGGATCCGACAATGATCAGATCCGCCTTGATCTTATCTGCAAGGGAGATGACCTCGCTGCCTGCATGGCCGGACTTGAAATGGGAAATTAAGGTGACTCCGCTTGCTGCAGCCTTGACTTTTGCCTTGTCAAGAACAGCCTCACCCTCTTTCTGGAGAACATTGTACATGATCTCAACCGTATTGTCAGCAGGAAGGGATGAGAACAGACCAGTCTCGATGACATAGGCTGCATGGAGTTTCGCATTTCCTGCCTTTGCCATCTGAACAGCCTTGTCAAGTGCGCGCTGGCTGGTCTCCGAACCATCAACTGCAACAAGGATTGTATTAAACATAGTCATCACCCAAAACAAACATGCCTGTTTTATTTGAGTTGCGAATTAAAAACATTTTTGCCAATTTCAGCAAAATTCGCCCGTTTCACCAGCGTTGCGAGCGGATCGCGCGTGAATCTCAGGGCTGATGCAGAAAAACTGATTTCAAACAAATTGGCAGGCGCCCCGACCCGGATATAATAGGGTGAGCCGGTGAGATCTGAACCCGCAACAGCCGAGCGAAGGATATCCACGGGATTTGAACCATATACGGCAGAGACAAAAGCCATTTCCGAGAAGAGATCGGGAGGAACAAACATCACGTTATCCGTCCCGAGCAGGATCCGGCAGCCGCATTCCTGCATATAGCCGAGCGGGGGATGGCCCGGCGACCTGCTCACGCCCAGGATCCAGTTGGACCGGGGGCAGATGGCAATAGGTATATCCCGGTCTGCACAGGACCGGATCTGTTTCTTTGTTGCATGGGTGGCGTGAATGATAAGATCGGGGTCGAATGCGAGCGCTGCATCCACATCGTCCGGGTCTTGTTCGCCGGCATGGAATGCCACGAGTTTTCCTGCATTCCGGGCCTCCCGTACCTGCCGATCTGGATCGGGAACATCCCGTGTGCTGCTGATCCCAAGCCCCTCGCCAGCCTGTTCGCCACCATTTCTCCCGAAGATCAGGGGTCTGATCGGGAGTCCGCGGGCTGCCTCCTGGAGAGCAAGGACACCATCCCTGCCACCCTCGCGGAAATCGGCACATCCGGCTATCCCGCTGCGGGCCATGCCCGAAAGACTTGCCCGCATTCCGGCCACGAGATCCGGGCGCGTTGCTGCGGCAAGGAGCCGGTGTTTCAGGCCATCCGGAGGGGTCACGAGGGCAGAAAGATCCCCGGTCACCCCGCAGTCCATCGCTATCGTATCGCCAAGGTGCGTGTGGGCATCAAAGAGCGCGGGGCAGATCCAGCGCAGGGGGGCAGATCGGGTCTCCTCAATGGCAGCGATGATACCGTTCTCGATATATATATCGACCGGCGTTTCAGTAAGCTCCTCTCCAAGGAATGCATTGCCGGACAGGATCTGCGGGTGGTCTTTCATGGGGGCTGCTCTCATTTATATATCGAGAAACCAAATAATTTTGTATGGCAAAGAAGCAAGGTGGCCGATTACTCTCCTCAGCAGGACTCGTCAATTATTACGAGAGCGAGGACCGTAGGGCAGTTCATATCAGTCCGATAACGGTAATGGTTGTCGCGGCAGCAATCGGTATTATCGTTCTGGTCCTGAATTTTGTATTCGGGACAAAGACGGTATAACTTTTTTATTCTCCTCAAAAAGGGTTATTCAAAAGCGCTCTTCTTGAGAACGCGTTTGGTAATATCCTCATCGTTCCTGAAGTAGAGATTGTCGTGGCCTTCCCATCTTCCGCAGTTGCGGAAGATAACGGCCGGGACCCCGTTATTGCTCTCCCCCATCACGAAATTCGAGAACCCGGCGATCTCGTCGACAACGGCCTCTTCGGTGATCTTGAGCACATGGCCGAAGAGATCCGTGTCCCCGCGGAAATCCCGGATAGCCGGAAAACCGCTCCAGCCGATCGCGTTCCCGGTCTGGCCCCGCCGGAAGGACCGGCCGCAGGTATCGGTTATGATAACCCCGATATCTTTCCCGCTGATTTTCTGTATCTCGTCCCGCAAGTCCTCTGCGGATTTCATCGGGTCGGGGGGAAGAAAAATTACCATCCCGTCTTCGATATTGGACTGGTCAACGCCAGCACGGACGCCGATATGCCCGAATGCCAGTTCCGAAAGGATGAACGGATGCTCCATGATGATATCGTTGGACGCATCCAGGACTGCCTGAACAAAGCGCGGGTCTTCGCCATTCAGCTTCCCGAGGCGCACCGCACGTTCTGTGGGTGTAATTGACGAGAGGGTCTTGGTGTACCCCTTCGCCTTTGAATAGATCGTGGAGGCGATACAGAGAATATCCCCATCCTGCACCGGTATTTTCTCGCAAATCAGTGCCGCAATATTATCGCCGGCATGGATGAGGGGAAGGCCCTGCACACCCATGACATGAATCGGTTCCATAGTCACATCTCTATGAGATGATCGGACGATATAGGGATTTCGTATTGCATCCATAAGATAAATCCGGTTCTGGAGAAATTGCCCGAATATGAGGGATACCGGGGATTTAATTCCCCGCGGCAGCTTCCGGAAATGATGGAGAGATCAATTTCCAAGAGGGCATCGATATATTTTTAAGAGGATAACACGCATCACCTCATTGCCATGTACCTCATCATCCGGTGCCCGTCCTGCAGGAAGTTCTCGTACGTGGATCGGTTTCAGCGCTGGAAACTCTGCCCGCAGTGCGGCCATGCCCAAGAGGTGAGCAAATCACCGGCTTACCTGGAAGTCGTCGACTTCCGTGAAGCAGAGCATATTGTAAAAGAGATGGAAAAGCACATCCATGCTACAAAAAAGACCGATTTTTCACCGGAAGAGACTGCTGAGCTGCGCCACCACTATGCACAGGCACTGAGGCACCGGGCAAAAAAACCCCGTGCCTGACCGGTTTTCTGTTCTTAAAAGGCACTCCTGTCAACTCGCGCATCAGAATATGACCGGACAGGATACATACCAGCAGCCGCCAGCGATTACGCACCGGCTCGATTCCCGATACGGAAATACTGATAGGGTACGGTTATCTCAAACCGGGCACCTTTGCCCGGTTCACCGGTCTCCTGGATCCCAAGACCCGTGATACCAAGAATCTCCCGGGAAAGGAAGAGGCCAAAGCCGGTGTGCCTGAAGTGCTTCCGGACAAAAATTGCTTCCTTGAATTCCAGGGGCACCCCCCCGCCATCGTCCTCGCAGATGATGCAGGCAGTCTCACCCGATACCAAGGCCCTGAACGTGATCCGGGTCAGGTTCGTCCCGTGACTGAGGGCATTGTCGATAAGGTTGTAAAACACTTTTTCGAGCATCGGGTCCGCGTAGATCCAGAGATCGCCGGTTTCGACCGTCACGGTCACCGACGGATGATGAATCGCAGACGCGGCTGCCTGGATTGTTTCGTTAAGATCGAACCACTGCGGGTTCTCGATGCCGAGACTCTGGTAGTCCTTTGTGAAGCCGATCTGGAGTTCCATAATTCCGATTATCTCGGACTGGATGGTAAGATATTCCTGGAGTCGGGGATCCGGAAACTCCTCTTTTATCAGTTCCAGGTACCCCATGAGACCGGTCAGTTTGTTGAGAATATCGTGCCGGGTGATACTCGAGAGGAGGTTGAGTTTTTTGTTTGCAAGGGTAAGGGCCAGGGCATACCGGTTCAGTTCGGATTCGTGATAGTGCATCTCGCTCTCGAAGACCCGGCGCTCGGTGATATCCTCTGCAAGCCCTTCTATCACTATAAGACCGTCCTTTGCCATTCCCACACTCCAGGCCCGGATCGAGACCCATATCTCCGATCCGTCCCGGCGCATGAGGCGAATCTCGCGGCCGGCAACGGATCCAGCCCTCCTGAGCTCGTTTGTGAGTTCCTCGAGTTCCCGCGACCGGATAAAGAAATCGTCTGTGCTTCTGCCGACAATGTCCTCCACCCTGTCGTACCCGAGCATGGCTGCCATTACAGGGTTTCCCGAGAGGACCTGCCCGTTCTCCCCGATGGTTATCTGGAAGATACCAAGAGCAATGTTCTCTGCCATCATCCGGTATCTCCGCTCATAGTCGTGCAGTATCTCTCCTGCAGACGGGACGGGATCAGTTTTGTTTACAGGCGGAGGCATCTGTTATCCGATATTAAACGGGATATGTCTTGAGGGTTTTCTCGCTCATTAAGGATGTCCCGATGATAGTTGACCTGTACCATTCATGAACGCCAATGACAGAACCCGGGTTGTGGTTCTTCAAAGCAACAGAATAGTTCATCTGGTAAGCACCGGCATTGATCTGTAGGTAGTGTCAGCATGGCGGGGAACGGGTGTATTATTATCGGGGGAGGGCCGGCCGGTCTTTTCTGTGCAATCCATGCGGCAGCCCATGGCATGCCGGTCACAGTGCTTGAAAAGAACCCGGAGCCCGGTGCCAAGCTCCTGCTGTCCGGGTCCGGGCAATGCAATATTACGCATGACGGGGAGATCCGGGATTTCCTGACAAGATACGGGAGCCACGGAAAATTTTTGAAGCCGGCCCTCATGTCATTTACCAACCGGGATCTCCAGGCATTTTTCCGCGACCGGGGACTTCCGGTGATGACTGATGAGAACGGCAAGATCTTCCCGGAAACCCGGAGAGCGGCAGATGTCCTGGCAGTTCTCCTTGCCGAATGCCGGAAACGTGGTGTCAACATCCGCTGCAACGAACCGGTCCGTGAGGTTGCCCGGGACGGGGGAGTGTTTGCATGCACTGCAAAAAACACCACGTACCATGCGGCAGCGGTTGTCATCACAACCGGTGGCGCCTCGTACCCGAAGTGCGGGACAACCGGTGACGGGTTCCGTCTCGCAGCAGCGCTCGGCCAGCCGGTAACCGGGACCGGGCCTGCCCTCACACCGCTCCTGATCCGGCCGTTCCCGTTCTCATCTCTTATGGGCATCTCGTTTGAGGGGATGCATTTTACCCACTGGCGGGATGGAAAGAAAATGGGCGATCATACGGGAGATGTCCTTTTCACCCACCTGGGCCTCTCGGGGCCGGGCATTCTCGATGCCTCGCGGGATATCCGGGAGGGAGACGAGATCCGTCTCTCGTTTGCCGGGAACCTGCGGCGCGAGGAATTTGCAGCCGACATTGCACAACGGGCCGCAGAAAATCCCGGCTGGCAGGTGAGTACTATCCTTGCAAAATATCCTATCCCCGAACGGCTGAACCGGAAACTGCTCAAAATTTCCGGCATTGCAGAAGATCTCACATGCGCCCATTTCTCTGCAACCCTGCGATCTGCCCTTGTGAAGAACTGTTGCGAGTTCCCGCTGATCGTTGCAGCCCTTGGAGACTATGCCGTTGCCATGGTGACCCGGGGGGGCGTTGCGCTTGAAGGCGTGAACCAAAAAACCATGGAATCGAAGATCATTCCCGGACTCTTTTTTGCCGGCGAGGTGCTGGATGTGGACGGGGACACCGGCGGATACAACCTGCAGGCAGCGTTCTCCACCGGGTACCTTGCCGGAACTGCTGCCGGGAGACGGCTGGCCGGGGAATAAGGCAGCGTCGGGTCTCACACGGGCACTTTTTCCCGGTCATGATCCGGACCGGCAGCCTTTGAAGAGAATAGTCAGATATTCCGAACCATAAGGGAGATGCCGCCGTCAAGACCGGAGAAGAATTTCCGCCCGTCCAGGCTGAAATCTTCATAGGACAGGAATCCCATTTCAGCAAAACCGCACGCGAGGAATGCCCGCCGCGAGGCCGGGTTGGTACAATCGGCCACAACCTGCCGGAAGCCGCGTTCTGATGCATGGGCGATCGCATGCCGGATTAGGGCCCGGGCAAGGCCCATTCTCCGGAATTCTCTCACCACGCCAATCTGGAAGATATGCAGGGTTGTGCCGGGCCGGATCCCTGCACGGTCAAGGTTATGTTCTTCAAGCTCATCGATCATGGCTACCGCATCCCGAAAATGGGAGATGAAGGCTGCCATCTCCTCGCATTCTCCGGCCGGATCATGGGTCAGGTCAAAGCAGAAGATGAACCCGGCCGGTCTTTTGGTCTTTTTTTCACGTGCAAGAAAACTGAGATCCTTTCCCACCAGGGACCGGACATAGATCTTTGCAAACGGGAAGAACAGACCTGGATCGGGAGCATGCCGGCAGGATGTGGGTTCGTCGGAAAGAAAGACATCGGTATAGATCCTGGCTGCCGGCACGATATCGGGTTCCGCCAGGGGAAAACAGGTAAACGGGCCTGCCCGTGAGAATAGCTCCCCAGAAAGGGAATCGTTACCGGGGTCAGCTGTACCTGGCATGGTATCGTACCAGATCTCT
This region includes:
- a CDS encoding universal stress protein, which encodes MFNTILVAVDGSETSQRALDKAVQMAKAGNAKLHAAYVIETGLFSSLPADNTVEIMYNVLQKEGEAVLDKAKVKAAASGVTLISHFKSGHAGSEVISLADKIKADLIIVGSHGKSQTDRLLIGSVSTFVVTHSTVSTLVVRS
- the psmB gene encoding archaeal proteasome endopeptidase complex subunit beta; translated protein: MPEQVQESMKGTTTIGIVFAGGVILATEKRATMGYMIASKKAKKVYQVADRIGMTTAGGVGDAQQLARILTVECNLYQIRRSRPITVGATATLLSNYLNQNRYFPYYVQLLVGGVDEKGPGVYSVDAMGGATKEEEIVATGSGSPMAYGVLEDRFKPGMTEAEAIELAIRGLKSAMKRDAGSGEGIHVVVITKDKFQDLSEDEVKTFLARIAA
- a CDS encoding tetratricopeptide repeat protein, whose amino-acid sequence is MRLKLLVTVIILLVFSVGMVHAEDATEWISQGQTAQLSGNYALALSNFNKAIELDKNSPTAYSGKAAALNSLGQYSAALDAADASLALRSSGAEALNARAFALYNLGRYADSVAAYDKLFIVQQNRADAFCTQGSAYMSLNKPDMASVSYTKCSNLDPQNFNSWNNLGLSYIAQGNYAQALSAFDQATAITTKSAEIWNNKGVALAGLNRTQEAMDCFSKAIGIDPGYTDAQKNKANMYGKVQYYTITGSPTPTIAPWKLGGDTTRTVTPTPTGTLIAPSVVTTPVAAETTLAESPVTTSTPVPRKTTYSPLSPLTTLGALTGVCGLFFLMQRNKK
- a CDS encoding CBS domain-containing protein translates to MTSDVVHVEIPGNRDDVLKILKRTGISGVPVIKNKKIVGIITRKDLLSKPEETQLGLLMTSKPIVIGPDMELKEAARMLISRRIRRLPVVEDGHLIGLLSVADVISGLAQLKIREEIKDKYTSRTFALWEDTPLPVVGRVMEISGVDAIPILDAENKLQGIISERDLIRNSSIEDSVGVSDFSNGTDDDEWTWESIRDNHTISFGISRVQLPNRPVKLAMVRNVVAVPQNAEVSECALKMKRSRVDQLPVVNGDKKLVSILYDRELIRAMCQDMSE
- a CDS encoding beta-CASP ribonuclease aCPSF1, with the protein product MQIEERLKELKEKINEKVPRGITVTQVEFEGPELVIYTDDPKRFADEADLIKILARDLRKRIVVRPTILEDPEKAYNDIKAVVPESAGITDIFFDADTGEVLIEAEKPGVVIGKNGMTLRDITRHIGWTPKVVRTPPIESSTVKQVRQYLRSVNEERKQFLRTIGRRIHRDIPGREDTGKDAIKRDQWVRVTMLGCCREVGRAAFLLSTPNSKVLIDCGEKPDNANGTPYLYVPEIHPLSQLDAVVLTHAHLDHCALIPLLYKYGYEGPVYSTPPTRDLSAMLQLDYLDVINKEDRKIPYSSHEVKTYIRHSITLNYGSVTDIAPDIKLTFHNAGHILGSAIAHFHLGDGMYNIAFTGDFNYGKSRLFNPAINQFPRLEALFMESTYGGSNDFQQPRADAEARLYETINNVIQRGGKVIIPAFSVGRSQEVMLALEEGMRLEKIPKVKIYLDGMIREATAIHTTYPEYLNTELRNQIFREGMNPFLAECFQQVDSSDLREKAMNGDPCVIISTSGMLNGGPVMEYLLNLAQDEKNALVFVGYQADGTYGRRIQKGWREVPMGRKGTITINLEIVTVDGFSGHSDRRQLMNYIGQIQPRPEKIFCIHGDENNTIDLASSIYKRYHIETHSPMNLETYRMV
- a CDS encoding MFS transporter, whose protein sequence is MRIPFTLFFGIFVIMALSNAIVPVLPAFAGSSTLQGAIYSAYFLGALVSTLPGGILSDRFGRITVMRAGLIITVASGVLLLTISNPFLALPARFVEGIGAGLFVAAGMSFVNSRPDHERMSGYYLALLNAGLVLGLVCAGWLSEVFTNASIGLLVFAALSVLPAAVSLTLRDTVSDGKTTFNPVLLRTLALDYFWLWLSAILLVGITGVIISLYPEFSDLPPHLVGFWIAGMSIATIVSVIVAPRFSFPPVTAIRWSAVLMAAGAVLSFFSPAGLVVIGVVAGVVMIAQMAFLAEIKEHQGTVMGLFSTSSYLGMAVLPFLAGIVADTAGFLAAFCTAAACAVLIALTIDRCSTCRH
- a CDS encoding M20/M25/M40 family metallo-hydrolase → MQVNRICSDLVQIKSENPPGETADVIEYIRAFLEKIGIRSQVFEPAKGSCSLVAENRSSPLLFCGHVDVVPALDEGWTHSPFSGHDDGKYIWGRGSTDMKGGCAAILSACEERLNRGLDLPASLAFVCDEETGGELGIRHLLEKKALHPCDCVIAEPTPACHPTIGQKGLCRLEISFSGTPAHGSLYPAVGVSAIVEALSLIGYMKELNQVDYPVTDDLREIIERSGSVLGREFAINDVRDVLKRLTFNPGVIRGGEKSNVVAQHCDLDLECRVPWGCHIPDLLEGIRAHAPRGKIVSAETNEPSITDPSCRLVSVACSEIEKVYGKAAFPIVQWAASDARHLRRHGFRVIEYGPGEISTLHAVNERVAIGSLEKASRIYLGIIQKYAET